The following coding sequences lie in one Arthrobacter sp. SLBN-122 genomic window:
- the metE gene encoding 5-methyltetrahydropteroyltriglutamate--homocysteine S-methyltransferase, which translates to MTEQNTARTPFPAASLLGYPRIGRRRELKKAVEAYWAGKIDAVALDAAAKDIQLAIAKRLQELGLTEAAAVPGTFSYYDQVLDTTAHLGAVPARFGKLLNGEGQLDIDGYFTLARGNKEQQPLEMTKWFDTNYHYLVPEIGPETGFTLASTAKVDEFAFALANGIETRPYIVGPVTYLLLSKASDDAPAGFAPLSRLEDILPVYVQLLEKLAAAGASWVQLDEPALVVDQDTRAAEVEAAVARAYEVLTAAANRPQILVSTPYGSLDGQLGTLTATNIDALHIDVFKGAVPSAAALAGLGNKTLVAGVVDGHNIWRNDLAASAAKLDELKAAAGKVAVSTSTSTLHVPHDVAEETQLPEQLRGWLAFSDQKAVEVKALAAYLADPASAKAAIDEATAVIASRATAEGVRRADVRARTEALTAADFSRSEYSVREAAQEEALHLPPLPTTTIGSFPQTAEIRSARARNNKGELTDEQYAQLMKDEIKRVVELQEELGYDVLVHGEPERNDMVQYFAENLEGFDVTVHGWVQSYGSRCTRPSILWGDVTRSAPITVEWAKYAQSLTNKPMKGMLTGPVTILAWSFVRDDQPLGETANQVGLALRDEIADLEAAGIKVIQVDEPALRELLPLRKADQADYLKWSVDSFRLATAGAADSTQIHTHLCYSEFGVIIDAIDGLDADVTSIEAARSRMEVVHDLESHGFGRGVGPGVYDIHSPRVPGEQEVTELLATAVKHVPSRQLWVNPDCGLKTRGYAETEESLRNLVKATQTVRAELLEAAK; encoded by the coding sequence ATGACTGAACAGAACACCGCCCGCACCCCCTTCCCGGCAGCCTCACTCCTCGGCTACCCCCGCATCGGCCGCCGCCGCGAGCTCAAGAAGGCCGTCGAGGCCTACTGGGCCGGGAAGATCGACGCCGTCGCCCTGGACGCCGCTGCCAAGGACATCCAGCTGGCCATCGCCAAGCGCCTGCAGGAACTGGGCCTGACCGAAGCTGCCGCTGTCCCTGGCACCTTCTCCTACTACGACCAGGTCCTGGACACCACCGCCCACCTCGGTGCCGTGCCCGCCCGGTTCGGCAAACTCCTCAACGGTGAAGGCCAGCTGGACATTGACGGTTACTTCACCCTGGCCCGCGGCAACAAGGAACAGCAGCCACTGGAAATGACCAAGTGGTTCGACACCAATTACCACTACCTGGTGCCGGAGATCGGCCCGGAGACCGGGTTCACCCTGGCCTCCACGGCCAAGGTTGACGAGTTCGCGTTCGCCCTGGCCAACGGCATCGAGACCCGCCCCTACATCGTGGGCCCGGTCACCTACCTGCTGCTGTCCAAGGCTTCAGACGACGCCCCCGCCGGCTTTGCCCCGCTGTCCCGCCTGGAGGACATCCTGCCGGTCTACGTGCAGCTGCTGGAAAAGCTCGCCGCTGCCGGTGCCAGCTGGGTCCAGCTCGATGAGCCCGCGCTGGTGGTGGACCAGGACACCCGGGCCGCCGAAGTCGAGGCGGCCGTGGCCCGCGCCTACGAGGTACTGACCGCTGCAGCCAACCGCCCGCAGATCCTCGTCTCCACCCCCTACGGCTCGCTGGACGGGCAGCTGGGCACCCTCACCGCCACCAACATCGACGCCCTGCACATCGATGTCTTCAAGGGCGCCGTTCCGTCCGCCGCCGCGCTGGCGGGACTTGGCAACAAGACCCTGGTTGCCGGCGTCGTGGACGGCCACAACATCTGGCGAAACGACCTCGCTGCCTCCGCCGCCAAGCTGGACGAACTGAAGGCCGCCGCCGGAAAGGTGGCCGTTTCCACGTCCACCTCCACCCTGCACGTCCCGCACGACGTTGCCGAGGAAACCCAGCTCCCAGAACAGCTCCGCGGCTGGCTGGCGTTCTCGGACCAGAAGGCCGTGGAAGTCAAGGCCCTGGCCGCTTACTTGGCCGATCCCGCTTCCGCCAAGGCTGCGATCGACGAGGCAACCGCCGTCATCGCTTCCCGCGCCACCGCCGAGGGCGTCCGCCGCGCAGACGTCCGTGCCCGCACAGAGGCCCTCACCGCGGCAGACTTCTCACGCTCCGAATATTCGGTCCGTGAAGCCGCCCAGGAGGAAGCGCTGCACCTGCCGCCACTGCCCACCACCACCATCGGCTCCTTCCCGCAGACCGCCGAAATCAGGTCAGCGCGCGCCCGGAACAACAAGGGTGAGCTGACCGACGAACAGTACGCACAGCTCATGAAGGACGAGATCAAGCGTGTGGTGGAGCTGCAGGAAGAGCTTGGCTATGACGTCCTGGTACACGGCGAGCCGGAGCGCAACGACATGGTGCAGTACTTCGCCGAAAACCTTGAAGGCTTCGACGTCACCGTGCACGGCTGGGTTCAGTCCTACGGCTCACGCTGCACCCGGCCGTCCATTCTCTGGGGCGACGTCACCCGCAGTGCGCCCATCACCGTGGAATGGGCCAAGTACGCACAGTCCCTCACGAACAAGCCGATGAAGGGCATGCTCACCGGTCCGGTCACCATCCTGGCCTGGTCCTTCGTCCGCGATGACCAGCCGCTGGGCGAAACCGCGAACCAGGTGGGACTGGCCCTCCGCGACGAGATCGCGGACCTCGAGGCCGCCGGCATCAAGGTCATCCAGGTGGACGAGCCCGCCCTGCGCGAACTGCTCCCGCTGCGCAAGGCTGACCAGGCGGACTACCTGAAGTGGTCCGTTGACTCCTTCCGCCTGGCCACCGCAGGTGCCGCCGACTCCACGCAGATCCACACCCACCTCTGCTACTCGGAGTTCGGCGTGATCATCGACGCGATCGACGGCCTGGACGCGGACGTCACCTCCATTGAGGCTGCCCGCTCCCGGATGGAGGTTGTCCACGACCTCGAGTCCCACGGTTTCGGCCGCGGCGTGGGCCCGGGTGTCTACGACATCCACTCACCGCGTGTTCCCGGCGAGCAGGAAGTCACCGAGCTGCTGGCAACCGCCGTCAAGCACGTCCCGTCCCGCCAGCTCTGGGTCAACCCGGACTGCGGCCTGAAGACCCGCGGCTACGCCGAGACCGAAGAGTCCCTGCGCAACCTGGTCAAGGCCACGCAGACGGTCCGGGCGGAACTGCTGGAAGCAGCGAAGTAG
- a CDS encoding methylenetetrahydrofolate reductase, which yields MSPPSLIDAHPNLSDTAPVALSYELFPPRSPAAAETLWTTIRELEATEPDYVSVTYGASGSNRDTAVELINRLLLETTLRPLAHLTCVGNTPQELAGIVGELLDTGVRGILALRGDLPKDASAPASGSLRYAQDLIELIRRVEQRRSALLCAGKIAVGVAAYPTRHPESPSEEHDVEVLLAKQRSGADFAITQVFFETRQYADLLTRARRAGVTIPIIPGVMPLTSLRRLNRLGELTGVEPAPQLMARLAAADTDAERLRIGVDATVDLANAALDAGAPGIHIYTFNEHQSALEVLDKLALPRRSRPGSRRESSVRGQLAS from the coding sequence ATGTCACCACCAAGCCTGATCGACGCACACCCCAACCTTTCCGACACCGCTCCGGTGGCGCTCTCCTATGAGCTGTTCCCGCCGCGTTCGCCTGCGGCAGCGGAGACGCTCTGGACCACCATCCGCGAGCTGGAAGCAACTGAACCGGACTACGTCTCCGTCACGTACGGCGCCAGCGGATCCAACCGGGACACCGCCGTCGAACTCATCAACCGGCTCCTGCTCGAAACCACGCTGCGGCCGCTGGCCCACCTCACCTGCGTGGGCAACACCCCGCAGGAACTCGCCGGCATAGTCGGCGAACTGCTGGACACCGGGGTGCGGGGCATCCTTGCCCTGCGAGGCGACCTTCCCAAGGACGCCAGCGCCCCTGCCAGCGGGTCCCTCCGGTACGCCCAGGACCTGATCGAACTCATCCGCCGTGTGGAGCAGCGCCGTTCGGCCCTGCTCTGCGCCGGAAAGATCGCAGTGGGCGTGGCGGCGTACCCAACGCGGCATCCGGAGTCACCCAGTGAAGAGCACGACGTCGAGGTGCTGCTTGCGAAGCAGCGCTCCGGCGCCGATTTCGCCATCACCCAGGTGTTCTTCGAGACCAGGCAGTATGCCGACCTCCTCACCCGGGCCCGCCGTGCCGGCGTGACCATCCCGATCATCCCCGGCGTCATGCCGCTCACCAGCCTCCGCCGGCTCAACCGGCTGGGCGAACTGACCGGGGTGGAGCCGGCCCCGCAGCTGATGGCACGGCTTGCTGCGGCCGATACCGACGCCGAACGCCTCCGCATTGGAGTCGACGCCACGGTTGACCTGGCGAATGCGGCCCTTGATGCGGGTGCTCCCGGCATCCACATCTACACCTTCAATGAGCACCAGAGTGCGCTGGAGGTGCTGGACAAGCTGGCCCTTCCGCGGCGCAGCCGTCCCGGCAGCCGCCGCGAATCCAGCGTCCGCGGCCAGCTGGCCAGCTGA
- a CDS encoding vWA domain-containing protein codes for MFWWLLPVAAAAAGVAAWVALRSNRMSNIRRRPVAHVERLTALPEYQAALRRHRRRLLLAGAACALLLASTAVAAARPVDVSTIRPEQHNRDIMLCLDTSGSMSSADAAVVDVFAGLARTFDGERIGLTIFDSTAIQVFPLTDDYAYAQEQLHLAKDAFDGKPGSSGFLDGTWSGRGSSLIGDGLASCLNSFPGHGGKTPSEAGGGTGQEGVPQRSRSVVLATDNFLSGEPIMSLEQAAQVARERSVHVHALNPGDLDYGSGPDQPGAQLRAAAESTGGLYYALDNADAVAGIVNAVEQTETAAIQGAARAVFSDVPGLPLALGLLSALALYAVLWRLQGSGRLGRAWLRRGAVVLLVLVAALRPGLPGGSVRAATTDLNVFFVVDTTTSMVAEDFGNGSPRLEGVRKDIMAIAEQLPGARFSVITFDTTAHVRMPLSTDTLALETITDVLEPQVTDYAKGSSITAARQVLSERLSAARDSNPGRPRLVYYLGDGEQTSAGDSEAMTVDGGLVAGGAVLGYGTAAGGRMKENTGLQGTASKENAAQENDGGAYLQDNRAGSSGDAVSVIDEERLRNLAGQLGLPYVHRAAGAPVADMMQQARPGKVERADGKDPLAVGAELYWIFAAGAFLLALPEAVGIIRQLRGLPGRPGKEGVR; via the coding sequence ATGTTCTGGTGGCTGCTGCCGGTTGCAGCCGCTGCGGCAGGAGTGGCGGCATGGGTTGCGCTGCGCAGCAACCGGATGTCCAACATACGACGGCGGCCGGTGGCCCATGTGGAGAGGCTCACCGCGCTGCCGGAGTACCAAGCAGCCCTGCGCCGGCACCGGCGGCGGCTGCTCCTGGCCGGCGCAGCCTGCGCCCTGCTGCTGGCCTCCACGGCGGTTGCGGCGGCACGGCCGGTTGACGTGTCCACCATCCGGCCTGAGCAGCACAACCGCGACATCATGCTCTGCCTGGACACCTCCGGTTCCATGAGCAGCGCCGACGCGGCAGTGGTGGATGTCTTTGCCGGCCTTGCCCGGACCTTCGACGGCGAGCGGATCGGCCTGACCATCTTCGACAGCACCGCCATCCAGGTCTTTCCGTTGACCGACGACTACGCCTACGCCCAGGAGCAGCTCCATCTCGCGAAGGACGCGTTCGACGGCAAGCCGGGCAGCTCCGGATTCCTCGACGGCACCTGGAGCGGCAGGGGGTCCTCGCTGATTGGCGACGGCCTGGCATCCTGCCTCAACAGCTTCCCCGGCCACGGCGGCAAAACCCCCAGCGAAGCCGGCGGAGGTACCGGGCAGGAAGGCGTACCGCAGCGCTCGCGGTCAGTGGTGCTGGCAACTGACAATTTCCTCTCGGGCGAGCCGATCATGTCTCTTGAGCAGGCTGCGCAGGTGGCCCGGGAACGGTCCGTCCACGTTCACGCACTGAACCCGGGCGACCTGGACTACGGCAGTGGTCCTGACCAGCCGGGGGCCCAACTCCGTGCTGCCGCGGAATCAACCGGGGGCCTGTACTACGCCCTGGACAACGCTGATGCAGTGGCGGGAATCGTCAACGCCGTGGAGCAGACCGAAACGGCGGCGATCCAGGGGGCGGCGCGCGCAGTGTTCTCGGACGTACCCGGCCTGCCGCTTGCTCTTGGGCTGTTGTCAGCCCTGGCCCTGTATGCGGTCTTGTGGCGGCTGCAGGGATCCGGGCGCCTGGGCAGGGCGTGGCTGCGACGGGGAGCGGTGGTCCTGCTGGTCCTGGTGGCGGCCCTGCGGCCTGGTCTGCCCGGTGGATCGGTGCGGGCTGCCACCACGGACCTCAACGTGTTCTTCGTGGTGGACACCACCACGAGCATGGTGGCCGAGGACTTTGGCAACGGCAGCCCGCGGCTGGAGGGCGTCCGGAAAGACATCATGGCCATCGCCGAACAACTGCCGGGCGCGCGCTTTTCGGTCATCACCTTCGACACCACGGCGCACGTCCGCATGCCGCTCAGCACGGATACGCTGGCCCTGGAAACCATTACGGATGTCCTGGAACCCCAGGTGACTGACTATGCCAAAGGCAGCAGCATCACGGCAGCCAGGCAGGTGCTGTCCGAGCGGTTGAGCGCTGCCCGTGACAGCAACCCCGGCAGGCCCCGGCTGGTGTACTACCTGGGAGACGGTGAACAAACCAGCGCCGGGGACTCCGAGGCCATGACGGTGGACGGCGGGCTGGTGGCCGGGGGAGCTGTGCTGGGCTACGGCACGGCCGCGGGCGGCCGGATGAAAGAGAACACCGGACTGCAGGGCACCGCATCGAAGGAAAACGCCGCGCAGGAGAACGACGGCGGCGCGTACCTGCAGGACAACAGGGCCGGCAGCAGCGGTGATGCAGTGTCGGTTATCGACGAGGAGCGGCTGCGGAACCTTGCCGGACAGCTCGGCCTGCCCTACGTGCACCGCGCCGCCGGCGCACCGGTGGCGGACATGATGCAGCAGGCACGCCCGGGCAAGGTGGAACGGGCGGATGGAAAGGACCCGCTGGCGGTTGGAGCCGAGCTGTACTGGATTTTCGCCGCCGGCGCCTTCCTGTTGGCCTTGCCGGAAGCGGTGGGCATCATCCGGCAGCTCCGAGGGTTGCCTGGCCGGCCGGGAAAGGAAGGGGTCCGGTGA
- a CDS encoding DUF58 domain-containing protein, whose protein sequence is MAGLLQRVKSKMAIFAHRKARGMLDGEYGSVFRGRSLDFDDLRAYVPGDEVRDIDWKASARHGSPLIRRYVAVRRQTVLLVTDTGRNMAAEALSGEVKKDIAVLALGVLGYLAHRHGDLVGLVYGDTAVTRSLPAKGGEAHLERLLGHVDSHTNLKAAPSRIQDQLEYTARNVKGRHLLFVVADEIAADAATGQLLRRLRAQHEILWLTIRDAGLAPPPGAERTPGADTNSHAAADSYSVADSALLAWQPAMSAEVNAAYMTAMEERDAARRAMLQGAGITEGEVAGSADVITGLFALLERHRRAG, encoded by the coding sequence ATGGCCGGTCTCCTCCAGCGGGTGAAGTCGAAGATGGCCATCTTCGCGCACCGCAAAGCCCGCGGCATGCTCGACGGCGAATACGGTTCCGTCTTCAGGGGCCGCAGCCTGGACTTCGATGACCTGCGCGCCTACGTCCCCGGAGATGAAGTCCGCGATATCGACTGGAAGGCTTCTGCGCGCCACGGCTCACCCCTGATCAGGCGGTACGTCGCCGTCCGCCGGCAGACTGTCCTGCTGGTCACCGATACAGGGCGCAACATGGCAGCCGAGGCGCTATCAGGGGAAGTGAAGAAGGACATCGCCGTGCTGGCGCTGGGGGTCCTGGGCTACCTGGCCCACCGGCACGGCGACCTGGTGGGCCTTGTATACGGTGATACGGCGGTCACCCGTTCCCTGCCGGCCAAGGGAGGCGAGGCCCACCTGGAACGGCTGCTGGGGCATGTGGACTCCCACACGAACCTCAAGGCGGCACCCAGCAGGATCCAGGACCAACTCGAGTACACGGCGCGCAACGTCAAGGGCCGCCATCTGCTGTTCGTTGTTGCGGACGAAATTGCCGCAGACGCTGCCACCGGCCAACTCCTGCGCAGGCTCCGCGCCCAGCACGAGATCCTATGGCTGACCATTCGGGACGCAGGGCTGGCACCACCGCCGGGGGCCGAACGTACTCCCGGCGCCGACACGAATTCCCACGCTGCCGCGGACTCCTACAGTGTGGCTGATTCCGCGCTGCTGGCCTGGCAGCCGGCCATGTCGGCGGAGGTGAACGCCGCCTATATGACGGCCATGGAAGAGCGTGACGCGGCGCGGAGGGCAATGTTGCAGGGCGCGGGGATCACTGAGGGGGAAGTGGCGGGCAGCGCGGATGTCATCACGGGTCTCTTCGCCCTCCTGGAGAGGCACCGGCGTGCAGGCTGA
- a CDS encoding AAA family ATPase, protein MLSTSVPARIQPAELARAQQVAANISRTFEAKVVGQSRLRESLLVGLLTGGHILLESVPGLAKTTAAQTLADAVSAEFRRIQCTPDLLPSDIVGTQIYDAAKGTFHTQLGPVHANIVLLDEINRSSAKTQSAMLEAMQERQTSIGGQDYRLPSPFLVLATQNPIEQEGTYQLPEAQMDRFMLKDVLDYPSPAEEARIIARIDAGVFTPEQKPPAAASLDAIREIQDLARRIYIDPAVINYIVGLVYVTRNASRYIDARLAGFIEFGASPRASIAFSQAARAVALLNGRDHVIPEDVKVLAHRVLRHRLILNFDAVAEQVPVESVIDAVVAAVQTP, encoded by the coding sequence GTGCTTTCGACCAGCGTGCCCGCAAGAATCCAGCCTGCGGAGCTGGCCAGGGCGCAGCAGGTGGCCGCCAACATTTCACGCACTTTCGAGGCCAAGGTGGTGGGGCAGTCCCGGCTGCGGGAATCGTTGCTGGTGGGCCTGCTGACCGGCGGCCACATCCTGCTCGAGAGCGTCCCGGGACTGGCCAAAACCACCGCGGCTCAAACGCTGGCTGACGCCGTCAGCGCCGAATTCCGCCGGATCCAGTGCACGCCCGACCTGCTGCCCAGCGACATCGTGGGAACCCAGATCTACGACGCCGCCAAGGGAACTTTCCACACGCAGCTGGGCCCGGTCCACGCCAACATTGTGCTGCTCGATGAAATTAACCGCTCCAGCGCCAAAACCCAGAGCGCCATGCTGGAGGCGATGCAGGAACGCCAGACGTCCATCGGCGGCCAGGACTACCGCCTCCCGTCGCCGTTCCTGGTCCTGGCCACGCAGAACCCCATCGAGCAGGAGGGCACGTACCAGCTGCCGGAGGCGCAAATGGACCGCTTCATGCTCAAGGACGTCCTGGACTACCCCAGTCCCGCGGAAGAAGCCCGGATCATCGCCCGGATCGACGCCGGCGTCTTCACCCCCGAACAGAAGCCGCCGGCGGCCGCTTCCCTTGATGCCATCCGGGAGATCCAGGACCTGGCCAGGCGCATCTACATCGATCCGGCGGTGATCAACTACATCGTGGGTTTGGTGTATGTGACACGGAACGCCTCCCGTTACATTGATGCCAGGCTTGCCGGGTTCATCGAGTTTGGCGCCAGCCCCCGTGCCAGCATCGCCTTCAGCCAGGCAGCCCGCGCCGTGGCACTGCTGAACGGCCGCGACCACGTCATCCCGGAGGACGTCAAGGTGCTGGCCCACCGGGTGCTGCGGCACCGGCTGATCCTGAACTTTGACGCGGTGGCCGAGCAGGTGCCGGTGGAATCGGTGATTGACGCCGTCGTCGCCGCCGTCCAGACCCCCTGA
- a CDS encoding carbohydrate ABC transporter permease — MLLIGACFLLPLLWLVLGSVDPAAGHGTKVPQRPGLDNFAAVLTPELLFRPLWNSLLLSAGTGVVTLAAAVLAAYPLSRYRSRFNTPFMYGILFGTCLPATAIMVPVYGLFVQLRLLDSLPATVLFLAATSLPMAIWMTRNFMDAVPLALEEAAWVDGASRLAALRSIVLPLMRPGLAVVFIFVFIQAWGNFFVPFVLLLSEARQPAAVSIFSFFGQHGAVAYGQLAAFSILYSIPVLALYVIVARGAGNSLALAGAVRG, encoded by the coding sequence CTGCTGCTGATTGGTGCCTGCTTCCTGCTGCCGCTGTTGTGGCTGGTGCTGGGTTCGGTGGATCCGGCCGCCGGGCACGGCACCAAGGTTCCGCAGCGGCCCGGCCTGGACAACTTCGCCGCCGTGCTCACCCCTGAACTGCTGTTTCGTCCGCTGTGGAACAGCCTGTTGCTGTCCGCGGGGACAGGGGTGGTCACCCTGGCGGCGGCCGTGCTCGCGGCCTACCCCCTGTCCCGCTACCGGTCCCGCTTCAACACCCCGTTCATGTACGGCATCCTCTTTGGCACGTGCCTTCCCGCCACGGCCATCATGGTGCCGGTGTACGGGCTTTTCGTGCAGCTCCGGCTGCTGGATTCGCTGCCCGCAACGGTGCTTTTCCTGGCGGCCACCAGCCTGCCGATGGCCATCTGGATGACCAGGAACTTCATGGACGCCGTGCCGCTGGCGCTGGAGGAGGCGGCGTGGGTGGACGGCGCCTCCCGGCTGGCCGCACTGCGTTCGATCGTGCTGCCGCTGATGCGCCCGGGCCTTGCCGTGGTGTTCATCTTCGTGTTCATCCAGGCGTGGGGGAACTTCTTCGTTCCGTTCGTACTCCTGCTGTCCGAGGCAAGGCAGCCCGCAGCGGTATCGATCTTCAGCTTCTTCGGCCAGCATGGAGCAGTTGCCTACGGCCAGCTGGCCGCATTCTCAATTCTCTATTCGATCCCGGTCCTGGCTCTTTACGTCATCGTGGCGCGGGGTGCCGGAAATTCGCTGGCCCTTGCGGGTGCAGTCAGGGGTTAG